The DNA region CGGTGGCACCGACAAGACGCGGATTCGAGGCCAGTTGGCTAGAACTGGACTGATTCGTTTCGGCAGGGGATGGTGGAGAGGGCCGCCACAGCCGTAGTGCGGCGGCCGAATCTGCGAGGCGGGACCGCCGAGCAGACATCGGGGCGCAGGGCCGCGACGGCGGCGAGGTCCGAATACTGGCGCGCGGCCTCATATTCCGAGACTGACCAGTCCGACATGGGGGCATGCGGGCGATACCGCTCCAAAAGCACACCCCAGCGTTCGCCCGGCTCGGGTGCGTACCGGTACACGAGACCGGCGAAGGCGGCGACAATCACGAGGGAACCGAGTAGAGCGACCATCACCCCATGGTGGACTTTTCGTGGACTTGAAGAAAATATCCAGTACCTGAATACTGGCCTGTATGGCGACACGAGTGATCGGCGCGGCCAGCCTCACGCGCGACCTGGGCCGGTGGCGCAACGACGAACCGGGCACCGCGATCGACAACGGCAAGCGGTCCACCCGGCCCGCGTACGTGGCCCTGGCGGAAAGCATCCGCCTGCTCATTCACGACGGCCGCGCACCCCTCGGCGTGGCCCTGCCCAGCGAACGCGACCTGTCCACCAGCCTCGCGGTCAGCCGCACCACCGTCACCTCCGCGTATTCGCTACTGCGTGAACACGGTTACCTGATCAGCCGCCAGGGCTCCCGCAGCACCGTGGCCCTCCCCTCGACCGTGGTGCACGACGGCGCCAAGCCCGCCCGCAGCATCCTGGCCATGATGGCGCAGCCCGAACTGCCGACCATCGACATGACCTACGCCTCGATGGCCGCCCCGCCGCAGATGACCGAGGCGTACTCCTTTGCCCTGCAAGGTCTTCCGACCTACCTCGGCACGCACGGCATGGACCCGGTGGGCGTGCTCATGCTGCGGGAGGCGCTGGCCCGCCGCTACACCGAGCGCGGCCTGCCCACCGAACCCGACCAGATCCTGATCACCCTGGGCGCACAGCACGGCCTGCGCCTGCTGCTCAATGTGCTCACCACCCCCGCCGAGCGCGTCCTGATCGAGCACCCCACCTACCCGAACGCCATCGAGGCGATTCGCGATGTGGGCGCGCGCCCGGTGCCGGTGCCGATGCGCCCCGACGGCTGGGATCTGGACGGAATCCGCAGTGCCGCACGGCAGACCGCGGCCAGCATGGCCTACCTGATCCCCGACTTCAACAACCCCACCGGCCATCTGCTGGACGCGGAGGGCCGCGCCGAGCTGGCCGCCATCGCCCGCGAAACCCGCATGACGGTGATCGTCGACGAGTCGATGGGCGATCTGAACCTCTCCGATGTCGAATCCCCGCCGCCCGCTGCGGCTTTCGCCCGCGGTTCGGAGATCGTCACCATCGGGTCGGCGTCCAAGTCCTTCTGGGGCGGCCTGCGCGTCGGCTGGGTCCGCGCCAACCAGCCGCTGATCACCAAGCTGCTCGGCACCCGCTCCACCGTCGACCTCGGCACCCCGGTGATGGATCAGCTGGCCACCGTCCACCTGCTCCGCAACGAGGACGAGATCCTCACCACCCGCCGGGCGCAACTCCGCTCCCGCCGCGCGGTGCTGCTGGAAACCCTCGCCGAGGAACTCCCCGACTGGCGCGTCACCCCCGGCGCCGGCGGCATGTCGCTGTGGGCCCAACTCC from Nocardia tengchongensis includes:
- a CDS encoding PLP-dependent aminotransferase family protein, encoding MATRVIGAASLTRDLGRWRNDEPGTAIDNGKRSTRPAYVALAESIRLLIHDGRAPLGVALPSERDLSTSLAVSRTTVTSAYSLLREHGYLISRQGSRSTVALPSTVVHDGAKPARSILAMMAQPELPTIDMTYASMAAPPQMTEAYSFALQGLPTYLGTHGMDPVGVLMLREALARRYTERGLPTEPDQILITLGAQHGLRLLLNVLTTPAERVLIEHPTYPNAIEAIRDVGARPVPVPMRPDGWDLDGIRSAARQTAASMAYLIPDFNNPTGHLLDAEGRAELAAIARETRMTVIVDESMGDLNLSDVESPPPAAAFARGSEIVTIGSASKSFWGGLRVGWVRANQPLITKLLGTRSTVDLGTPVMDQLATVHLLRNEDEILTTRRAQLRSRRAVLLETLAEELPDWRVTPGAGGMSLWAQLPTPVSTALAATAPNHGVLLAAGPRFGVQGAFERFIRLPYTHEEADIRLAVKSIAAAYQGLNPHAADPLAPLITY